A segment of the Streptomyces pactum genome:
CCATGGGTCGTTCCTCTCGGTTGTCACGTCACGCGGCGCGATGTGCGCCGCCGACGGGAGGGCGGGACACCAGCATACGATAACGGTTTTCATGTGCGATGACGGTTTCCGTCTCCAGCGGGCCGGACGGACGGCCGTCACCGACGGCGCCTCAGGCCGGTTGCCGGACCCTGGCGAGCGTCGAGGGGGTGGGGAGGTGCCCGGGGTGCCCCTGGCGCACCGGTCGGCCCTCGCGCAGCGGGAGGCAGGCGTCGGCCGAGCGGGCGGCGTCGAGGTCGTGCGTGGCGTGGACGACGGTCACGCCCTCGCCCGCCGGTTCGGTCAGCAGCGTCGCTGTGCAATCCCTGGCCTCTGGGCCGAGCGTCGTGGTCGGCTCGTCCAAGAGCAGCAGGTCCGACTCCTGGGCGACTCTCTGGGTGCGTTCCGGCGTGTGTGCCCGGGTGGGGCGGCCGGCGTACCGACGGGTGGGGTGATCACGCCTGGAGTTCCCGGTGACCTGCAGCGGCGCGTGCGGCGTCCCCGGTCCTCCCCGCGGCGTCAGCCTGGTGTGAAGCGCACCGGTGTCCCGGCCGTGGCCTGGGCGGCCGCCGCCAGGGCGGGTTCCGCGACGACCGCGACGACCGGGTAACCCCCCGTCGTCGGATGGTCGTGCAGGAAGATCACGGGGCGCCCGTCCGGCGGAACCTGCACGGCTCCCAGGACGATGCCCTCACTGGGCAGTTCCCCCGTCGTCGCCCGTTCCAGTGGCGGTCCCTCGGTGCGCAGCCCGATGCGGTTGCTGTGCGGGGAGACCCGGTAGGTGACCGAGGTGAGGGTGCGCAGTGCGGACGGGGTGAACCAGTCGGCACGGGGGCCCAGGCGTACCGGCAGGACCAGTTCGCCGGGCGGTCCGGGCCAGGGGACGGCGACGGCCGGCGCCACCGGCCGTGCCGGGGTGCCCACCCGGACGACGTGCCCGGCCCGCAGGGGCCCGGGGCCCAGCCCCGAGAGCAGGTCCGTCGAGCGGCTGCCGAGGACGGGTTCGGTGGTGATGCCCCCCGCCACCGCCACGTACGAGCGCACGCCCGCGGTAGCCGTGCCCACGTTCAGGACCGCGCCCGCCGGTACCCGCACCGGAGCGCCCCAGGCCACCGGCCGCCCGTCGACGGTCACCGGGCAGTGCGCACCGCCGACCACGGCGGTGACGGGGTGGTCGGGCCGCAGCGCGCAGCCGGTCAGGGTGGTCTCCAGGACGGCGGCGTCCGGATCGTTGCCGAGCAGCCGGTTGGCGAGCCGCATCGCGGTCGCGTCCAGTGCCCCGGAGCGCGGCACTCCCAGGTGTGCGTGGCCGCGCCGGCCCGAGTCCTGCACCGTGGTGAGCGCGCCGGCCCGCACGGTCGTGAGCTTGGCCGTCATGTCGTGCCCCCCGCCGCGGTCAGGGCGTCCGCCGTCACGAAGCGCACGCGCGCCCCCGGGGTGAGGAGCGCCGCCCGCTCCCGGGTGGGGTCCCACAGCGGTCCCGGGTCCGGCATGGTGCCGATCAGTTGCCAGCCGCCCGGCGTGGCGCGGGGATAGACGGCGCTGTAGGGGCCGGCGAGTGCGACCGCGCCGGCCGGGACCCGGGTCCTCGGCGTGGTCCTGCGGGGCACGTGCAACTCCGCGGGAAGTCCGGTGAGGTAGGCGAAGCCGGGTGCGAAACCGCAGAACCCGACACGGTAGGTGCGGGAGGTGTGGCGTGCGGCGACCTCTTCCGGGGCGATCCCCCACAGTGCCGCCACGTGTTCCAGGTCCGGCCCGTCGTAGCGCACCGCGATGTCCACGACCTCCCCGTCGTCGGGGGCTCCCCGCGGTACCTCCCATTCGGTGAGCCCGCGGGCCAGGGCCTGCGGGTCCGGCACGCCGTCCAGTAGGACGGTCCGGGCTCCCGGCACGATCTCCTCCACGGGCGGCATGGTCCCGGCGGCGCGCCGGCGCAGCACTTCGGCGTGGAAGGCCGCGGTGCGCTCGGCGTCGGGAAGTTCGACGAGGAGCGCGCGGCGGCCGGCGGGACGGACCGTGAGGGACCGGCTCCGCGTCACGCGAACGCCCCGATCCCGACCCCCGACGCCTCCAGCGCCGCACGCACCCGCGCCGCGATCCCGGCTGCGCCGGGGGTGTCGCCGTGCACGCAGAGGGAACGGGCGGCGACCGTGACGGTCGTACCGTCCACGGCCTCGACCGCGCCCCGCACGGCGAACGCCAGTGCCTGCCGTACCACCGCGTCCTCGTCCGTCACCACGGAGTTCGCCTCGCGGCGGGGGACGAGGGTGCCCCGCGCGGTGTAGGCGCGGTCCGCGAAGGCCTCGGGAACCCCGGTGAGCCCCGCCTCCCCGGCGGCGTCGAGCAGCCGCGAGCCGGGAAGGCCGAGCACGGGCAGCGCACCGCCCGCGAGCCGCACCCCGGCCACGACGGCACGGGCCTGCTCGGCATCGTGGACGGTGCGGTTGTAGAGCGCGCCGTGCGGCTTCACGTAGGCCACCTCGGCCCCGGCGGCCTCGGCGAACACCCGCAGCGCGCCGATCTGGTACGCCACCTCGGCCGCCAGTTCACCGGCGGGCACGTCCATGGCCCGCCGTCCGAAGCCCGCCAGGTC
Coding sequences within it:
- a CDS encoding LamB/YcsF family protein — protein: MIDLNADLGEGFGRWTLTDDDALLAVVTSANVACGFHAGDPSVMRRVCELAAERGVRIGAQVSYRDLAGFGRRAMDVPAGELAAEVAYQIGALRVFAEAAGAEVAYVKPHGALYNRTVHDAEQARAVVAGVRLAGGALPVLGLPGSRLLDAAGEAGLTGVPEAFADRAYTARGTLVPRREANSVVTDEDAVVRQALAFAVRGAVEAVDGTTVTVAARSLCVHGDTPGAAGIAARVRAALEASGVGIGAFA
- a CDS encoding 5-oxoprolinase subunit B family protein gives rise to the protein MTRSRSLTVRPAGRRALLVELPDAERTAAFHAEVLRRRAAGTMPPVEEIVPGARTVLLDGVPDPQALARGLTEWEVPRGAPDDGEVVDIAVRYDGPDLEHVAALWGIAPEEVAARHTSRTYRVGFCGFAPGFAYLTGLPAELHVPRRTTPRTRVPAGAVALAGPYSAVYPRATPGGWQLIGTMPDPGPLWDPTRERAALLTPGARVRFVTADALTAAGGTT
- a CDS encoding biotin-dependent carboxyltransferase family protein, encoding MTAKLTTVRAGALTTVQDSGRRGHAHLGVPRSGALDATAMRLANRLLGNDPDAAVLETTLTGCALRPDHPVTAVVGGAHCPVTVDGRPVAWGAPVRVPAGAVLNVGTATAGVRSYVAVAGGITTEPVLGSRSTDLLSGLGPGPLRAGHVVRVGTPARPVAPAVAVPWPGPPGELVLPVRLGPRADWFTPSALRTLTSVTYRVSPHSNRIGLRTEGPPLERATTGELPSEGIVLGAVQVPPDGRPVIFLHDHPTTGGYPVVAVVAEPALAAAAQATAGTPVRFTPG